A window from Rhizosphaericola mali encodes these proteins:
- a CDS encoding TolC family protein → MKKIAAFIIGALAFSSGKVHAQAGADTILHDVELETCIQYALNNYPLIKQNLLDQKITESQIKGKLSAWYPQVNTTSMYQNTFQKLTTVTTLGVFSAGTYNTSQVAVAASQNLFNRDALLASKSAEDVRQNTRNTTISNKIDLVANVSKTYYSILTLMQQIKVLDEDIIRLQRSHKDAFNQYKAGTVDNTGYKQAQINLNTSIAQKRGYESMIPSYYEQLRTFLNYPNSKELTIHYDSLALEQSAIIDTNSTVNWEKRIEYKTLQTNKNLLMANLKYEKWSYLPTVSLYATYNLNYFNNRFSPLYNNNFPQSYVGLQVTMPIFQGGLRKQNIRQAQLNLDRNDFDFQNLKNTVNQQYQTAISTYKSDFANYQANKENMELAQEVYNTVDLQYRAGVKMYLDVITAETTLRTAKINYTNSLFLLLSDKVDVQKALGDIQPN, encoded by the coding sequence ATGAAAAAAATTGCTGCATTCATTATCGGCGCGCTGGCTTTTTCTAGTGGCAAAGTACACGCGCAGGCAGGAGCAGATACCATTTTACATGATGTAGAATTGGAAACATGTATCCAATATGCCTTAAATAATTATCCACTAATCAAACAAAATTTATTAGATCAAAAAATTACAGAAAGTCAAATTAAAGGCAAATTATCTGCGTGGTATCCACAAGTGAATACAACCAGTATGTACCAAAATACATTTCAAAAACTTACTACGGTAACTACCTTAGGCGTGTTTTCAGCTGGTACATATAATACATCTCAAGTTGCAGTAGCAGCCTCACAAAATTTATTTAATCGAGATGCCTTATTAGCATCTAAAAGTGCAGAAGACGTTAGACAAAATACGCGTAACACAACCATTAGCAACAAAATTGACTTAGTTGCAAATGTGTCTAAAACGTATTATTCTATCCTCACCTTAATGCAACAAATTAAAGTATTAGACGAAGATATTATTCGTTTACAACGAAGCCACAAAGACGCATTTAACCAATATAAGGCAGGTACGGTAGACAACACAGGTTACAAACAAGCGCAGATTAATTTAAATACATCTATCGCACAAAAAAGAGGGTACGAATCTATGATCCCCTCCTATTATGAGCAACTTAGAACGTTTTTGAACTATCCAAATAGCAAAGAACTTACAATTCATTATGATTCTTTAGCATTGGAACAATCTGCCATTATCGATACAAATTCAACTGTAAATTGGGAAAAAAGAATTGAATATAAAACTTTACAAACTAATAAGAATTTGTTAATGGCAAATTTGAAATATGAAAAGTGGAGTTATCTACCAACAGTTTCACTATATGCAACTTACAATTTGAATTATTTCAATAATCGTTTTTCCCCCTTGTATAACAACAACTTTCCTCAGTCATATGTAGGTTTGCAAGTAACTATGCCAATATTTCAAGGAGGCCTCAGAAAACAAAATATCAGACAGGCTCAATTGAACCTTGATAGAAATGATTTTGATTTTCAGAATTTGAAAAATACAGTTAACCAACAATATCAAACAGCTATCTCTACTTACAAATCGGATTTTGCAAATTACCAAGCAAATAAAGAAAATATGGAATTAGCTCAAGAAGTGTACAATACTGTTGATCTTCAATATCGCGCTGGGGTTAAAATGTATTTAGACGTCATTACCGCAGAGACTACATTAAGGACAGCAAAAATTAATTATACCAACTCTTTATTTTTATTACTAAGTGATAAAGTCGACGTACAAAAAGCACTTGGAGATATTCAACCAAATTAA
- the rpsP gene encoding 30S ribosomal protein S16, which produces MAVKIRLQRHGSKKRPFYFIVIADARAPRDGKFIQKLGTYNPLTVPATIQLDRQKSLEWLHKGAQPTDTVRRILSFKGVLYLKHLLRGVKLGLFDEVAAMTKFQQWFENHEASVKSRNDEHRKQQRTKRSEYVVKKVAAEPSAPVQDAPQADNEAPSTEEA; this is translated from the coding sequence ATGGCAGTCAAAATTAGACTTCAAAGACACGGAAGCAAAAAGCGTCCTTTCTATTTTATTGTAATAGCAGATGCTAGAGCTCCAAGAGATGGTAAGTTCATCCAAAAGTTGGGAACTTATAATCCATTAACTGTTCCAGCGACCATTCAATTGGATCGCCAAAAATCTTTAGAGTGGTTGCACAAAGGTGCTCAGCCTACAGATACAGTTAGACGTATTCTTTCTTTCAAAGGTGTTTTATATTTAAAACATTTGTTGAGAGGTGTTAAATTGGGACTATTTGATGAAGTAGCAGCGATGACTAAATTCCAACAATGGTTTGAAAATCACGAAGCTTCAGTTAAAAGTCGTAATGATGAGCACAGAAAACAACAACGTACAAAACGTAGTGAGTATGTTGTAAAAAAAGTTGCAGCTGAGCCTAGTGCCCCAGTGCAAGACGCGCCACAAGCAGACAATGAAGCTCCTTCTACTGAAGAAGCTTAG
- a CDS encoding UDP-N-acetylmuramoyl-tripeptide--D-alanyl-D-alanine ligase produces the protein MEIKDLYDIFQKYPHVTTDTRNIQKGDLFFALKGPNFNGNNFADLAIADGAAYCILDEKPATENEKFIVVENVLETLQQLAKYHRETFEIPFIAITGSNGKTTTKELTHSVLSQKYITYFTQGNLNNHIGIPITILSIKKDAEMAIIEMGANHQKEIEGYCKYVKPTIGIITNCGKAHLEGFGGIDGVRKGKGELFDYIRENGGAIFAYDDYDYFHTMSHDISEIHWYGSQNGEVVGQVVSSDPFLDVKIGIEDEGGIDVKTSLVGSYNLPNVLCATAVGNYFEVSKEQIVKALESYQPTNSRSQLIQYKDGSKVILDAYNANPTSMSLAIENFAKIQGDKKILMIGGMMELGETSIQEHENILALIRKYNWKSVVLVGGDFGKINIEPFLFFSNSQDAKEWLSKQDIHNTEILIKGSNSMKMNLIVN, from the coding sequence GTGGAAATTAAAGATTTATACGACATTTTTCAAAAGTATCCACACGTAACTACAGATACTAGAAATATACAAAAAGGAGATTTATTTTTTGCATTAAAAGGACCAAATTTTAATGGAAATAACTTTGCCGACCTAGCAATCGCAGACGGAGCAGCTTATTGCATTTTAGATGAAAAACCTGCTACAGAAAATGAAAAATTTATTGTAGTTGAAAATGTGTTAGAGACACTGCAACAATTAGCAAAATACCACAGAGAAACTTTTGAGATACCGTTTATTGCGATTACTGGATCCAATGGAAAAACAACAACTAAAGAATTAACCCATAGTGTTTTATCTCAAAAATATATTACCTACTTTACTCAAGGTAATCTAAATAATCATATTGGAATTCCCATTACCATACTTTCTATAAAAAAAGACGCAGAGATGGCAATTATCGAAATGGGCGCCAATCATCAAAAAGAAATTGAAGGATATTGCAAATATGTAAAACCTACAATTGGTATAATTACCAATTGTGGAAAAGCTCATTTAGAAGGATTTGGAGGCATAGATGGTGTGCGTAAGGGCAAAGGGGAATTATTCGATTATATCCGTGAAAATGGAGGTGCCATTTTCGCCTATGATGATTATGATTATTTTCATACCATGTCGCATGATATTTCCGAAATTCATTGGTATGGAAGTCAAAATGGAGAAGTTGTCGGGCAAGTTGTATCAAGCGACCCATTTCTCGATGTGAAAATTGGTATCGAAGATGAGGGAGGAATTGATGTAAAGACTTCACTTGTAGGTAGTTACAATTTACCCAATGTGTTATGCGCTACTGCTGTTGGCAATTATTTTGAAGTTAGCAAAGAACAAATTGTAAAAGCTCTTGAATCGTACCAACCGACTAACAGCCGATCACAATTAATCCAATATAAAGACGGAAGCAAAGTCATTTTGGATGCATATAATGCGAATCCAACAAGTATGAGCTTGGCTATTGAAAATTTTGCAAAAATACAAGGAGATAAAAAAATATTGATGATTGGGGGCATGATGGAATTAGGGGAGACCAGTATTCAAGAACATGAAAATATACTCGCCCTAATCCGTAAATATAATTGGAAATCAGTTGTGCTTGTCGGGGGGGATTTTGGAAAAATAAACATTGAACCTTTTCTATTTTTTTCCAATTCACAAGATGCAAAAGAGTGGTTATCAAAACAAGATATCCACAATACAGAAATACTAATCAAAGGTAGTAATAGTATGAAAATGAATTTAATTGTCAATTAA
- a CDS encoding DUF4783 domain-containing protein, with product MKKSLLVILGCIVAVAMFSFTFLDNDQQTVINALNTGDANKIVSYFDDVLDIKLPNKDEGKNIGKNQAGMLFKAFYNDNDINNFSLTSQREMGSTMYIAGKLTGKGQGYNITLMLHNRGGKNSIFSVRIN from the coding sequence ATGAAAAAGAGTTTATTAGTCATTTTAGGATGCATCGTTGCTGTAGCAATGTTTTCATTTACTTTTTTGGATAATGACCAACAAACAGTAATAAATGCGTTAAATACAGGTGATGCCAATAAGATAGTTTCTTATTTCGATGATGTGTTAGATATCAAACTTCCCAATAAAGATGAAGGGAAAAATATTGGGAAAAACCAAGCAGGCATGTTATTTAAGGCATTTTACAATGATAATGACATCAACAATTTCTCATTGACTTCTCAACGAGAAATGGGTAGTACTATGTATATCGCTGGTAAATTAACAGGAAAAGGACAAGGTTATAACATTACATTAATGTTACATAACCGTGGCGGTAAAAACTCCATTTTTTCGGTACGAATCAATTAA
- the gpmI gene encoding 2,3-bisphosphoglycerate-independent phosphoglycerate mutase translates to MKNNKVILVIMDGWGLGQNKASDAIQNANTPFVDSLYGKYPHSTLITCGEDVGLPDGQMGNSEVGHLNLGAGRIVYQELQRINVGIRDGSFAQNEALLETIKYAKDNKKALHLVGLVSNGGVHSHINHLKALLDVCKENDLARVYVQGFTDGRDCDPHSGKGFISELQEHMKSSVGEIASITGRYYAMDRDRRWERVKLAYDALVNGVGEESADLVASIEASYNNNVSDEFLKPIINTSVKDLSDAKIKDGDAVICFNFRTDRPREITQVLTQEDFPDFGMHKLQLYYTTMTEYDKTYNNVHVIYEKDNLVNTLGEVVAKAGKKQIRIAETEKYPHVTFFYSGGREQEFDGEKRIMVPSPKVATYDLQPEMSAFGITEKIVPEIESESADFICLNFANTDMVGHTGVFSAVVKAAETVDKCVESVVTAAIQHGYTVFLTADHGNADFMVNEDGTPNTQHSLNLVPFFIINDGEFNGEIKSGKLGDLAPTILTVMGIEIPNEMSGNVLI, encoded by the coding sequence ATGAAAAATAATAAAGTAATACTCGTGATAATGGACGGCTGGGGCTTGGGACAAAACAAAGCATCAGACGCTATACAAAATGCCAATACTCCATTTGTAGATAGTCTTTATGGAAAATATCCGCATTCCACTTTGATAACTTGTGGAGAAGATGTTGGATTGCCAGATGGTCAGATGGGTAATAGCGAAGTTGGTCATCTAAATTTAGGTGCGGGTAGGATTGTGTATCAAGAATTACAAAGAATCAATGTCGGTATTCGTGATGGTTCATTTGCCCAAAATGAAGCACTATTGGAAACAATCAAATATGCGAAAGACAATAAAAAAGCATTACATCTCGTCGGATTGGTAAGTAACGGTGGCGTGCATAGTCATATTAATCATCTAAAAGCATTATTAGATGTATGTAAAGAAAATGACTTGGCTCGAGTATATGTACAAGGTTTTACAGATGGACGTGATTGTGATCCGCATAGTGGTAAAGGCTTTATTTCCGAATTGCAAGAACACATGAAATCTTCAGTTGGTGAAATTGCAAGTATTACAGGACGTTATTACGCGATGGATCGTGACCGTCGTTGGGAACGTGTAAAATTAGCTTATGATGCTTTGGTGAATGGAGTCGGAGAGGAAAGTGCAGATTTGGTGGCTTCAATTGAAGCTTCTTATAATAATAATGTTTCAGATGAATTTTTGAAACCAATCATAAATACTTCTGTGAAAGATCTATCAGATGCTAAAATCAAAGATGGAGATGCGGTGATTTGTTTCAATTTCCGCACCGATCGTCCACGTGAAATTACACAAGTATTGACACAGGAAGATTTTCCAGATTTTGGAATGCATAAATTACAATTGTATTATACAACGATGACCGAATATGACAAGACATATAATAATGTTCATGTCATCTACGAAAAAGATAATTTGGTAAATACCTTAGGTGAAGTCGTAGCAAAGGCTGGCAAAAAACAAATCAGAATTGCTGAAACAGAAAAATATCCACACGTGACATTTTTCTACAGTGGTGGACGCGAACAAGAATTTGATGGAGAAAAAAGAATCATGGTTCCTTCTCCAAAAGTGGCAACGTATGACTTGCAACCAGAAATGAGTGCATTTGGAATTACTGAAAAAATAGTTCCAGAAATTGAATCAGAATCTGCTGACTTTATTTGTTTGAATTTTGCAAATACAGATATGGTGGGACATACAGGTGTTTTTTCTGCAGTAGTTAAAGCCGCGGAGACTGTTGATAAATGTGTAGAATCTGTTGTTACTGCTGCAATCCAACATGGTTACACTGTATTTTTAACTGCGGATCATGGTAATGCGGACTTTATGGTAAATGAAGATGGTACTCCAAATACACAACACTCTTTGAATTTGGTTCCATTCTTTATCATCAATGATGGCGAATTTAATGGAGAAATAAAATCCGGTAAATTAGGAGACTTAGCTCCAACTATTTTGACTGTAATGGGAATTGAAATTCCAAATGAAATGTCTGGAAATGTATTGATCTAA
- a CDS encoding Rossmann-like and DUF2520 domain-containing protein: MEREINKIVIIGSGNVATILAKKIQKNKHYTIVEIVARNIQTGKSLADEIHSLLCTDISKISQIADIYIVAVQDKTLPILANELNNYIPKDKIIVHTTGSASINILKNISSNIGVIYPLQSIKSSSSLYIEIPLFIDANNEKTKIQISDLANSISSKVDIANDEKRLKLHIAAVIVSNFSNYLFTLGEDFCKTENISFEYLLPLIEETVRRMQTTSPSIMQTGPAIRADQNTIDLHKRILKKENLSETLDVYSFLTEKIQQHFEK, translated from the coding sequence TTGGAAAGAGAAATAAATAAAATCGTCATTATTGGATCGGGGAATGTCGCTACAATTTTAGCAAAAAAGATTCAAAAAAACAAGCACTACACTATCGTTGAAATTGTTGCAAGAAATATCCAAACAGGAAAATCATTGGCAGACGAAATACATTCGTTGCTTTGTACAGATATAAGTAAAATCTCCCAAATTGCAGATATTTATATAGTTGCAGTACAAGATAAAACCCTTCCTATATTGGCTAATGAATTAAACAACTATATACCAAAAGATAAGATCATAGTTCACACTACGGGAAGCGCGTCCATTAATATTTTAAAAAATATTAGTTCCAATATTGGAGTAATTTATCCATTACAAAGTATCAAATCTAGTTCTAGTTTGTATATAGAAATACCTTTATTTATCGATGCTAATAACGAAAAAACGAAGATTCAAATTTCCGATTTAGCAAATTCTATTTCTTCAAAAGTAGACATTGCTAATGATGAGAAACGTTTAAAACTGCATATTGCAGCAGTAATAGTTTCTAATTTTTCCAATTATTTATTTACATTGGGTGAGGATTTTTGTAAAACAGAAAATATATCTTTTGAATATTTACTTCCTTTAATTGAAGAAACAGTTCGTCGAATGCAAACTACATCTCCATCAATTATGCAAACTGGACCCGCAATTAGAGCAGATCAAAATACAATTGATTTACATAAACGTATTTTGAAAAAAGAAAACCTCAGTGAGACGTTAGATGTTTATTCGTTCCTTACAGAAAAAATCCAACAGCATTTTGAAAAATAA
- a CDS encoding alpha-L-fucosidase, with translation MIYNKIITGLTFLASFFFIQESNAQLEKANAVTILPSDNYKTIIEKAANIVPSQRQLAWQQRELIAFFHFGINTFSDKEWGDGTASPTLFNPKKFDAHQWVKTVKDAGFKEVILTAKHHDGFCLWPSAYTEYSVKNSPWKNGKGDVVRAVSDACHELGMDFGIYLSPWDRNSKLYGTGKAYNQYYENQLRELLTNYGEIDEIWLDGANGEGPNGKKQSYDFSKWYSIMRDLQPQAVIFGMGPDVRWIGTESGYGRESEWSVVPINNLDPNSIAENSQTDVAFKPEGDMMGDDLGSRNKIIRATGLAWYPAEADVSIRPGWFYHEKEDSIVKSAGKLMDIYLNSVGKNGVMLLNIPPNMDGLLSQQDIKSVKAFHTLQEETFRKNYALGGIVSAAGCINPQGLIDDNPSSYIMPENNDTTMSIVVSLNGPKTFNLVSLQEFIPAGQEVEKWTLEYNTGNQWMLCAQGTTIGYKRMTTFPTITTSDVRLTIVSARSTPKISEIGLYKLPENWKEK, from the coding sequence ATGATATATAACAAGATTATTACCGGCCTTACTTTTCTAGCGTCCTTTTTTTTTATCCAAGAGTCAAATGCTCAATTAGAAAAAGCCAATGCTGTAACAATCTTACCTAGTGATAACTATAAAACAATCATTGAGAAAGCGGCTAATATAGTTCCCTCCCAGCGACAATTAGCCTGGCAACAACGTGAATTAATTGCCTTTTTTCATTTTGGAATCAATACATTTTCGGACAAAGAGTGGGGAGATGGTACCGCGAGTCCTACCCTATTTAATCCAAAAAAATTTGATGCCCATCAATGGGTAAAAACCGTTAAAGATGCTGGATTTAAGGAAGTAATACTTACAGCGAAGCACCACGATGGATTTTGCCTTTGGCCAAGTGCTTATACTGAATATTCGGTTAAAAATAGCCCTTGGAAAAATGGCAAAGGAGATGTTGTTAGAGCTGTATCTGATGCTTGTCACGAATTGGGAATGGATTTTGGGATTTACCTATCTCCTTGGGATCGCAATAGTAAATTGTATGGAACTGGAAAAGCATATAATCAATACTATGAAAATCAATTACGCGAACTTTTAACTAACTATGGCGAAATAGATGAAATATGGTTAGATGGAGCGAATGGAGAAGGACCAAATGGAAAAAAGCAAAGCTATGACTTTTCCAAATGGTATAGTATCATGCGAGATCTACAACCACAAGCAGTAATATTTGGTATGGGGCCTGACGTACGTTGGATTGGGACAGAGTCTGGATATGGTAGAGAATCAGAATGGAGCGTAGTTCCTATCAACAACCTTGATCCGAATTCGATCGCAGAAAATTCTCAAACAGATGTTGCATTTAAACCTGAAGGAGACATGATGGGTGACGATTTGGGGAGTAGAAATAAAATTATTAGGGCTACGGGTTTAGCTTGGTATCCTGCAGAAGCAGATGTATCAATTAGACCGGGTTGGTTTTATCATGAAAAAGAAGATTCAATAGTCAAATCTGCAGGTAAATTGATGGATATTTATCTTAACTCTGTAGGAAAAAATGGTGTAATGCTACTTAATATACCTCCAAATATGGATGGACTATTATCCCAGCAGGATATCAAAAGTGTTAAAGCTTTCCATACTTTACAGGAAGAGACTTTTAGAAAAAACTATGCATTAGGAGGTATCGTTAGCGCTGCAGGATGCATTAATCCGCAAGGTTTGATAGATGATAATCCTAGCTCCTATATTATGCCGGAAAATAATGATACAACTATGAGTATCGTAGTTTCATTAAACGGCCCTAAAACATTCAATTTAGTGAGCTTGCAAGAATTCATTCCTGCTGGTCAAGAAGTGGAAAAATGGACATTGGAATATAATACAGGAAACCAATGGATGCTTTGCGCACAAGGAACGACTATAGGATATAAAAGAATGACAACGTTTCCGACTATAACCACTTCAGATGTAAGACTTACTATAGTCTCAGCGAGAAGTACGCCTAAAATTAGTGAAATTGGTTTGTATAAATTACCTGAAAATTGGAAAGAGAAATAA
- the dapA gene encoding 4-hydroxy-tetrahydrodipicolinate synthase: MNLRNILGGTGVAIVTPFNEDFSVDYDALGNFCDHLINNGVNYLVVLGTTGETPTLSKQEKIDIINYTIERVNGRVPVVVGVGGNSTQNVIEDLKVMPLEKATAVLSTAPYYNKPSQEGLYQHYKAVSEASPKPVILYNVPGRTGKNMEPSTTLRLAELPNVGGIKEASNNFAQSIHLLSHRPADFLVVSGDDDLAMPQVAAGMDGVISVAANAFPKEFSTMVNHALNNNAKDAAKINIDLFESFLLMFAENNPAGVKAFLSHQGLIKNYLRLPLVPLSQPIDEKVQAFLKK, from the coding sequence ATGAATCTTAGAAATATTTTAGGCGGTACAGGTGTAGCAATTGTAACGCCATTCAACGAAGATTTTTCCGTTGATTACGATGCTTTAGGCAACTTTTGTGATCATTTGATCAACAATGGTGTCAATTATTTAGTAGTTCTTGGAACTACTGGAGAGACGCCTACTCTATCAAAACAAGAAAAAATTGACATCATAAATTATACTATTGAGCGAGTAAATGGTAGAGTACCTGTAGTTGTTGGTGTCGGAGGTAATAGCACACAAAACGTAATTGAAGATTTAAAGGTTATGCCTCTGGAAAAGGCAACCGCAGTATTAAGTACTGCACCATACTATAACAAACCATCTCAAGAAGGTTTGTATCAACATTATAAAGCGGTTTCTGAAGCGTCTCCGAAACCTGTTATTTTGTACAATGTACCAGGAAGAACGGGAAAAAATATGGAACCTTCCACAACTCTTCGTTTGGCGGAATTGCCGAATGTTGGAGGTATTAAAGAAGCAAGCAACAATTTTGCACAAAGCATCCATCTTTTGAGTCATAGACCTGCAGATTTCTTAGTTGTTAGTGGGGATGATGATCTAGCTATGCCACAAGTGGCAGCGGGTATGGATGGTGTTATTAGCGTTGCCGCAAATGCATTTCCTAAAGAATTTTCAACTATGGTAAATCATGCATTGAATAATAATGCAAAAGATGCGGCGAAGATCAATATTGATTTATTCGAAAGCTTCTTATTGATGTTTGCAGAAAATAATCCTGCTGGAGTGAAAGCTTTTTTGAGCCATCAAGGTTTAATTAAAAATTATTTGAGATTACCATTGGTACCATTGAGTCAACCAATAGATGAAAAGGTTCAAGCTTTTTTGAAAAAATAA
- a CDS encoding acetyl-CoA carboxylase carboxyltransferase subunit alpha, whose product MPQYPNRQFLDFEEPIRTIYEQIDQTKKLASKNSKIDYSATIKQLEDAIGEKRKEITTNLTAWQRVQLSRHPDRPYTLKYIHKMSTDFMELFGDRNVKDDKAMVGGFGQLDGQTVMFIGQQKGINTKNRQLRNFGMANPEGYRKALRLMRLAEKFNKPIVTLIDTPGAYPGMEAEERGQGEAIARNIYEMMRLKVPVICVIIGEGASGGALGIGVGDRVLMLENSWYTVISPENCSSILWRSWSMKEKAAEELKLTSDYMTKFNLIDGVVPEPEGGAHWNYDQAAENLKQILLKSIKELEKISPEKRIKQRIEKFNKMGQWNGK is encoded by the coding sequence ATGCCACAATATCCTAATAGACAATTTTTGGATTTTGAAGAACCAATTAGAACGATCTATGAACAAATAGATCAAACGAAAAAACTTGCCTCTAAAAATTCAAAGATTGATTATTCTGCGACCATTAAACAGTTGGAAGATGCAATCGGTGAAAAAAGAAAAGAAATCACTACAAATCTTACGGCTTGGCAAAGAGTTCAATTGAGTAGACATCCAGACCGTCCTTATACTTTGAAATATATCCATAAAATGTCTACAGACTTCATGGAGCTTTTTGGTGACCGTAATGTCAAAGACGATAAAGCAATGGTTGGCGGTTTTGGACAATTAGATGGACAAACTGTAATGTTTATCGGGCAACAAAAAGGTATAAATACAAAAAATAGACAGCTAAGAAATTTTGGTATGGCCAACCCTGAAGGTTATAGAAAAGCCTTGAGATTAATGCGTCTTGCTGAAAAATTCAATAAACCAATCGTTACATTAATTGACACGCCAGGAGCCTATCCTGGTATGGAAGCCGAGGAAAGAGGTCAAGGAGAAGCTATCGCACGCAATATCTACGAGATGATGCGTTTAAAAGTGCCTGTAATTTGCGTTATTATAGGTGAAGGAGCGAGCGGTGGAGCCTTAGGCATCGGTGTGGGTGATAGAGTTTTAATGTTGGAAAATTCTTGGTATACCGTAATTTCTCCAGAAAACTGTAGTTCTATTCTTTGGAGAAGCTGGAGTATGAAAGAAAAAGCCGCAGAAGAGTTGAAATTAACATCAGATTACATGACCAAATTCAACCTAATTGATGGTGTTGTTCCAGAGCCTGAAGGTGGAGCACATTGGAATTATGATCAAGCCGCAGAAAATCTGAAGCAGATTTTATTGAAATCAATCAAGGAATTGGAAAAAATATCTCCAGAAAAGAGAATTAAACAAAGAATTGAAAAATTTAATAAAATGGGTCAATGGAATGGCAAATAA
- a CDS encoding JAB domain-containing protein yields the protein MKAYNTIPTNENEPPHWSALQEVQLSYRNKLKASQRPKINMAEDALALFRTVWNEDEMELVESFKMLLMNIANRVLGVYHGSTGGTTGTIVDIRILLMVALKSNACKIIVAHSQPSGNLTPSPADLKITERLKDAAKLMDIKLLDHLILTTESFYSFANEGFLGVFRLNTFVMYLVFNRLWVY from the coding sequence ATGAAAGCTTACAACACAATCCCAACTAACGAAAATGAACCGCCACATTGGTCTGCGTTACAAGAAGTGCAACTATCCTACCGTAACAAACTTAAAGCGTCGCAAAGGCCTAAAATCAATATGGCAGAAGATGCACTTGCTCTTTTTAGAACTGTCTGGAACGAAGATGAAATGGAACTGGTAGAATCCTTCAAAATGCTTTTGATGAACATTGCCAACAGGGTATTGGGAGTGTACCACGGTTCTACAGGTGGCACTACTGGAACTATAGTAGATATCCGCATTTTGCTTATGGTTGCCTTAAAAAGTAATGCCTGTAAAATTATAGTTGCCCACTCACAACCGAGTGGAAACCTTACACCAAGTCCGGCTGACCTGAAGATAACAGAGCGGTTGAAAGATGCAGCCAAGCTGATGGATATAAAACTTTTGGATCATTTGATTCTCACAACAGAAAGTTTTTATTCATTTGCAAACGAAGGGTTCTTGGGAGTCTTTCGTTTAAATACATTTGTAATGTATTTAGTATTCAATCGCTTGTGGGTTTACTAA
- a CDS encoding DUF1016 N-terminal domain-containing protein, whose product MSEGKELAKVDNGLIENIKSIVLSASKNIARKLNNELFLTNWQIGKEIIEMERKNNIDTKISRQIIIGLSKLLTQKIRNEFSRSNLFNMRKFYMQYPDVQTESGHLTWSFISELQMN is encoded by the coding sequence ATGAGCGAAGGTAAAGAACTGGCAAAAGTAGACAATGGTTTAATTGAAAATATCAAATCAATCGTTTTGTCTGCCAGTAAAAATATTGCGAGAAAATTAAATAACGAACTATTTCTAACAAATTGGCAAATAGGAAAAGAAATTATTGAAATGGAACGTAAAAATAATATTGATACTAAAATTTCTAGACAGATAATAATTGGTTTATCAAAACTGCTAACACAAAAAATAAGAAACGAATTTTCACGTTCCAACTTGTTCAATATGCGTAAGTTTTATATGCAATATCCTGATGTCCAGACAGAGTCTGGACACTTAACGTGGTCATTTATCAGTGAACTCCAGATGAATTGA